A stretch of the Mercenaria mercenaria strain notata unplaced genomic scaffold, MADL_Memer_1 contig_4477, whole genome shotgun sequence genome encodes the following:
- the LOC128553904 gene encoding uncharacterized protein LOC128553904 codes for MDKNTTADLLKDLTELTTHLKDNYKDDFVCQEWTTTFSSKYYKKLVDTCKPTKQQTRSTLKEKLKEEITKSFGQEEVLENFNVDISSEDKCIESIRNLDKQIYRNKRNIVYCTHQIGFIIKNLKSVCPKDCDLGLYFHLRGAHYTDSYCRNLALVYELIEKHKNLLKCALNTGTLIKNRKLIEEICTELNW; via the coding sequence ggataaaaatacaaCAGCAGACCTGTTAAAAGATTTGACGGAATTAACAAcccatttaaaagataattacaaagaCGATTTTGTATGTCAAGAATGGACTACAACATTCAgttcaaaatattacaagaaattggtTGATACATGTAAGCCAACAAAGCAACAAACAAGGAGTACGTTAAAAGAAAAGCTTAAAGAAGAAATTACGAAATCATTCGGACAAGAGgaggttttagaaaattttaatgtggaTATTTCAAGCGAGGACAAATGTATTGAAAGCATTAGAAATTTAGACAAGCagatatacagaaacaaacggaatattgtttattgtacacatcagattggatttattattaaaaatttaaaatcagtttgcCCAAAGGATTGTGATCTGGGACTTTATTTTCATCTCAGAGGTGCACATTACACAGATTCCTACTGTCGAAACCTGGctttagtttatgaattaattgagaaacataagaatttattgaagtgtgctttaaacactggaactttaatcaaaaataggaaattaatcgaagaaatatgtacagagtTGAATTGGTAA